The following are encoded together in the Acipenser ruthenus chromosome 24, fAciRut3.2 maternal haplotype, whole genome shotgun sequence genome:
- the LOC131700565 gene encoding heat shock factor protein 5-like isoform X1: METPGVLRHVELDEALITIPINPNNFPAKLWRLVNSPENRSIRWDSRGEGVIIDQQLFECELLSPLKPTGEPVDLFKTTNFTSFIRQLNLYGFRKVVLGSGGSAGNIIPGGDLVVAEGILHHFHNPHFKKDHPELLVNLKRLTSANKAKLEAGLEVTCRPPNRLRRLLTNSVDPMEKVKMENHGSVSAAQIHRAFHRESAAPYPCNPGSLYPMKGLDRTPIPQRGWPSSIGLIMGQMDGSSPFSDKGIPVSVLQRFPTDVTCALQSSPTTVHMQQGSQGMGPSGQKFGNYMTSPAQFRPAYYPAAMCQCCSPGSVDSMTGCAHQNTSTLSHYNYYQPSYPVEFLYPGNQNWPSVSNEDNKKTDVNLETVFQMVNELQASPKPCMVKVETSESQLEIAQPAMGQQLPGNSFSALSATAKVTSAQLGSLTPVISDVSSLVVDAAQKSTCSENQIAGFIYPVSTTLLPRAMPILDNTAVPVVQNQSQGEACSGSVAVTQLDISQKVLNNTENVARWSETAADILSGTQPPKADENDTDSSTPATPSECKSSRQQSKSPDLNLLVDVACKQEPCQGEEEEGYVWTDPAAQSQHYSPVDTSTE, encoded by the exons atggaGACGCCAGGCGTTTTACGTCACGTCGAGTTGGACGAGGCACTTATTACAATTCCCATCAACCCCAATAACTTCCCCGCGAAACTTTGGCGACTGGTGAACAGCCCTGAAAATCGATCAATTCGCTGGGATTCGAGGGGGGAAGGGGTGATTATCGACCAGCAACTGTTTGAATGCGAACTTTTGTCTCCATTGAAACCAACGGGGGAACCAGTCGATCTTTTCAAGACCACCAACTTTACCAGTTTCATTCGACAGTTAAACCTCTATGGATTCAGAAAGGTTGTACTCGGCTCTGGCGGGAGCGCCGGCAATATTATCCCCGGAGGAGACCTCGTTGTGGCGGAAGGAATCCTTCATCACTTCCATAACCCCCATTTTAAGAAGGACCACCCAGAACTGCTGGTTAATTTGAAGAGGTTGACCAGCGCCAACAAAGCAAAGCTAGAAGCTGGACTGGAAGTGACTTGCAGACCTCCCAATCGTTTGCGGAGACTCCTTACTAATTCAGTTGACCCAATGGAAAAAGTGAAAATGGAGAATCatg GTTCAGTGAGTGCTGCACAGATCCATCGAGCGTTTCACAGGGAGAGTGCAGCTCCCTACCCATGCAACCCTGGCAGTTTATACCCCATGAAAGGTCTTGATCGGACCCCGATTCCACAGCGCGGCTGGCCCAGCTCCATAGGGCTCATCATGGGGCAGATGGATGGCTCTTCACCCTTCTCGGATAAGGGGATCCCTGTTTCTGTTCTACAGAGGTTCCCCACAGACGTTACCTGTGCTTTGCAGTCCAGTCCCACCACTGTGCACATGCAGCAGGGCTCCCAAGGGATGGGACCTTCCGGGCAGAAATTTGGCAATTATATGACTTCCCCAGCACAGTTCCGTCCAGCCTATTACCCTGCAG CAATGTGTCAGTGCTGCTCTCCTGGTTCAGTGGACTCTATGACAGGATGTGCTCACCAAAATACTTCTACCCTCTCCCATTACAACTACTATCAG CCCTCCTATCCAGTGGAATTCCTGTACCCTGGCAATCAAAACTGGCCATCAGTCTCCAATGAAGACAACAAGAAGACAGACGTCAACCTGGAAACTGTCTTTCAGATGGTAAACGAGTTGCAGGCTTCCCCCAAGCCCTGTATGGTTAAAGTGGAGACATCTGAAAGCCAGCTAGAGATAGCACAGCCCGCAATGGGACAGCAGCTCCCAGGGAACAGCTTCTCAGCTCTGAGCGCTACTGCCAAGGTTACATCTGCCCAGCTGGGCTCCCTCACTCCAGTCATCTCTGATGTTTCATCCTTAGTTGTGGATGCTGCCCAGAAGTCGACCTGTTCTGAGAACCAGATTGCTGGTTTCATCTATCCAGTTTCCACAACCTTGCTCCCGCGTGCAATGCCAATTCTAGATAATACAGCAGTCCCTGTTGTGCAGAATCAAAGCCAGGGTGAAGCTTGTTCAGGGTCTGTGGCAGTCACACAGCTAGACATATCTCAGAAG GTTCTCAACAACACAGAGAATGTAGCACGCTGGTCTGAAACTGCTGCAGATATTTTGTCAGGTACTCAACCCCCCAAAGCTGATGAGAATGACACTGACTCATCCACTCCTGCCACACCCAGCGAGTGCAagagcagcagacagcagagcaAGTCTCCTG ATCTTAACCTCCTGGTTGATGTGGCCTGTAAGCAAGAGCCCTGTcagggggaggaggaagagggctATGTGTGGACTGATCCCGCTGCCCAGTCTCAGCACTACAGCCCTGTAGACACAAGCACAGAATAA
- the LOC117429912 gene encoding transcription elongation factor SPT4-A, whose protein sequence is MALETVPKDLRHLRACLLCSLVKTIDQFEYDGCDNCEAYLQMKGNREMVYDCTSSSFDGVIAMMSPEDSWVSKWQRISNFKPGVYAVTVTGRLPPGIVRELKSRGVNYKSRDTAIKS, encoded by the exons ATGGCTTTGGAGACAGTACCGAAGGATCTCCGGCACTTGCGGGCTTGTCTCTTGTGCTCTCTGGTTAAG ACAATTGATCAATTTGAGTACGACGGCTGTGACAACTGCGAAGCTTACCTCCAGATGAAAGGAAACAGAGAAATGGTTTATGACTGCACCAGTTCTTCCTTTGATGG GGTCATTGCAATGATGAGTCCAGAAGACAGTTGGGTTTCTAAATGGCAAAGAATCA GTAATTTTAAACCAGGTGTCTATGCAGTGACAGTCACAGGACGGTTACCTCCAG GTATTGTGAGAGAGTTGAAAAGCAGAGGAGTGAATTACAAATCCAGAGATACTGCGATCAAGTCCTAG
- the LOC131700565 gene encoding heat shock factor protein 5-like isoform X2, translated as METPGVLRHVELDEALITIPINPNNFPAKLWRLVNSPENRSIRWDSRGEGVIIDQQLFECELLSPLKPTGEPVDLFKTTNFTSFIRQLNLYGFRKVVLGSGGSAGNIIPGGDLVVAEGILHHFHNPHFKKDHPELLVNLKRLTSANKAKLEAGLEVTCRPPNRLRRLLTNSVDPMEKVKMENHGSVSAAQIHRAFHRESAAPYPCNPGSLYPMKGLDRTPIPQRGWPSSIGLIMGQMDGSSPFSDKGIPVSVLQRFPTDVTCALQSSPTTVHMQQGSQGMGPSGQKFGNYMTSPAQFRPAYYPAAMCQCCSPGSVDSMTGCAHQNTSTLSHYNYYQPSYPVEFLYPGNQNWPSVSNEDNKKTDVNLETVFQMVLNNTENVARWSETAADILSGTQPPKADENDTDSSTPATPSECKSSRQQSKSPDLNLLVDVACKQEPCQGEEEEGYVWTDPAAQSQHYSPVDTSTE; from the exons atggaGACGCCAGGCGTTTTACGTCACGTCGAGTTGGACGAGGCACTTATTACAATTCCCATCAACCCCAATAACTTCCCCGCGAAACTTTGGCGACTGGTGAACAGCCCTGAAAATCGATCAATTCGCTGGGATTCGAGGGGGGAAGGGGTGATTATCGACCAGCAACTGTTTGAATGCGAACTTTTGTCTCCATTGAAACCAACGGGGGAACCAGTCGATCTTTTCAAGACCACCAACTTTACCAGTTTCATTCGACAGTTAAACCTCTATGGATTCAGAAAGGTTGTACTCGGCTCTGGCGGGAGCGCCGGCAATATTATCCCCGGAGGAGACCTCGTTGTGGCGGAAGGAATCCTTCATCACTTCCATAACCCCCATTTTAAGAAGGACCACCCAGAACTGCTGGTTAATTTGAAGAGGTTGACCAGCGCCAACAAAGCAAAGCTAGAAGCTGGACTGGAAGTGACTTGCAGACCTCCCAATCGTTTGCGGAGACTCCTTACTAATTCAGTTGACCCAATGGAAAAAGTGAAAATGGAGAATCatg GTTCAGTGAGTGCTGCACAGATCCATCGAGCGTTTCACAGGGAGAGTGCAGCTCCCTACCCATGCAACCCTGGCAGTTTATACCCCATGAAAGGTCTTGATCGGACCCCGATTCCACAGCGCGGCTGGCCCAGCTCCATAGGGCTCATCATGGGGCAGATGGATGGCTCTTCACCCTTCTCGGATAAGGGGATCCCTGTTTCTGTTCTACAGAGGTTCCCCACAGACGTTACCTGTGCTTTGCAGTCCAGTCCCACCACTGTGCACATGCAGCAGGGCTCCCAAGGGATGGGACCTTCCGGGCAGAAATTTGGCAATTATATGACTTCCCCAGCACAGTTCCGTCCAGCCTATTACCCTGCAG CAATGTGTCAGTGCTGCTCTCCTGGTTCAGTGGACTCTATGACAGGATGTGCTCACCAAAATACTTCTACCCTCTCCCATTACAACTACTATCAG CCCTCCTATCCAGTGGAATTCCTGTACCCTGGCAATCAAAACTGGCCATCAGTCTCCAATGAAGACAACAAGAAGACAGACGTCAACCTGGAAACTGTCTTTCAGATG GTTCTCAACAACACAGAGAATGTAGCACGCTGGTCTGAAACTGCTGCAGATATTTTGTCAGGTACTCAACCCCCCAAAGCTGATGAGAATGACACTGACTCATCCACTCCTGCCACACCCAGCGAGTGCAagagcagcagacagcagagcaAGTCTCCTG ATCTTAACCTCCTGGTTGATGTGGCCTGTAAGCAAGAGCCCTGTcagggggaggaggaagagggctATGTGTGGACTGATCCCGCTGCCCAGTCTCAGCACTACAGCCCTGTAGACACAAGCACAGAATAA